Proteins found in one Chlamydia pneumoniae TW-183 genomic segment:
- a CDS encoding queuosine precursor transporter, whose product MNTSHRKTLVFSYLSSTFTLLLVLSNLVLSSKLIPTTFFNFIIPGGLILYPLTFLISDVVNEIFGPKKARVMIFSAFIANLLASSIVQIFMFFPVASPEMQTAWHCLFDLSPLRFLASLLAFIVSQQLDIVLYTFFKNRTPNSSLWLRSNGSTWISQIPDTFIVDTCILYFGMGLSFPQTLNIMFYSYIYKITFCVLTTPLFYLAVNTIRKFLGMPSTKIANTVPLINQP is encoded by the coding sequence ATGAATACATCCCACAGAAAAACATTAGTATTTTCCTACTTGTCTTCAACCTTTACTTTGCTTCTTGTTCTCTCCAATCTTGTCCTCTCTTCGAAGCTCATTCCAACGACTTTTTTTAACTTCATTATTCCTGGGGGACTCATTCTTTATCCCCTGACGTTTCTCATCTCAGACGTTGTTAACGAAATCTTTGGCCCTAAAAAAGCTCGTGTCATGATATTTTCAGCTTTTATCGCCAACCTCTTAGCTTCTTCAATTGTACAAATTTTTATGTTCTTCCCAGTAGCCTCTCCTGAGATGCAAACTGCCTGGCACTGCTTGTTTGATTTAAGTCCTCTCCGTTTTCTAGCTTCACTACTTGCTTTCATTGTCTCTCAGCAATTAGACATCGTCCTTTACACTTTTTTTAAAAATCGAACTCCCAATTCATCTCTATGGCTACGTAGCAATGGGTCTACATGGATCTCACAAATTCCAGATACTTTCATTGTCGACACCTGTATTTTATATTTCGGCATGGGGCTTTCTTTCCCCCAAACCCTAAATATTATGTTCTACTCTTACATTTATAAAATTACTTTTTGTGTTCTCACGACACCGCTCTTTTATCTCGCTGTGAATACAATCCGCAAGTTTTTAGGGATGCCTTCTACTAAAATTGCAAATACAGTTCCTCTGATAAATCAACCTTAG
- the bioD gene encoding dethiobiotin synthase → MQRIIIVGIDTGVGKTIVSAILARALNAEYWKPIQAGNLENSDSNIVHELSGAYCHPEAYRLHKPLSPHKAAQIDNVSIEESHICAPKTTSNLIIETSGGFLSPCTSKRLQGDVFSSWSCSWILVSQAYLGSINHTCLTVEAMRSRNLNILGMVVNGYPEDEEHWLTQEIKLPIIGTLAKEKEITKTIISCYAEQWKEVWTSNHQGIQGVSGTPSLNLH, encoded by the coding sequence ATGCAACGTATCATCATTGTAGGAATCGACACTGGCGTAGGAAAAACCATTGTCAGTGCTATCCTTGCTAGAGCACTTAACGCAGAATACTGGAAACCTATACAAGCAGGGAATCTAGAAAATTCAGATAGCAATATTGTTCATGAGCTATCGGGAGCCTACTGTCATCCCGAAGCTTATCGATTGCATAAGCCCTTGTCTCCACACAAGGCAGCGCAAATCGATAATGTAAGTATCGAAGAGAGTCATATTTGTGCGCCAAAAACAACTTCGAATCTGATTATTGAGACTTCAGGAGGATTTTTATCCCCCTGCACATCAAAAAGACTTCAGGGAGATGTGTTTTCTTCTTGGTCATGTTCTTGGATTTTAGTGAGCCAAGCATATCTCGGAAGTATCAATCACACCTGTTTAACGGTAGAAGCAATGCGCTCACGAAACCTCAATATCTTAGGTATGGTGGTAAATGGGTATCCAGAGGACGAAGAGCACTGGCTAACTCAAGAAATCAAGCTTCCTATAATCGGGACTCTTGCCAAGGAAAAAGAAATCACAAAGACAATCATAAGCTGTTATGCCGAACAATGGAAGGAAGTATGGACAAGCAATCATCAGGGAATTCAGGGTGTATCTGGCACCCCTTCACTCAATCTGCATTAG
- a CDS encoding aromatic amino acid hydroxylase, with protein sequence MHYCERTLDPKYILKIALKLRQSLSLFFQNSQSLQRAYSTPYSYYRIILQKENKEKQALARHKCISILEFFKNLLFVHLLSLSKNQREGCSTDMAVVSTPFFNRNLWYRLLSSRFSLWKSYCPRFFLDYLDAFGLLSDFLDHQAVIKFFELETHFSYYPVSGFVAPHQYLSLLQDRYFPIASVMRTLDKDNFSLTPDLIHDLLGHVPWLLHPSFSEFFINMGRLFTKVIEKVQALPSKKQRIQTLQSNLIAIVRCFWFTVESGLIENHEGRKAYGAVLISSPQELGHAFIDNVRVLPLELDQIIRLPFNTSTPQETLFSIRHFDELVELTSKLEWMLDQGLLESIPLYNQEKYLSGFEVLCQ encoded by the coding sequence GTGCACTACTGCGAGAGAACCCTGGACCCAAAGTATATTCTGAAGATTGCTCTAAAGCTGAGACAATCACTTTCCCTGTTCTTCCAGAACAGCCAATCACTCCAACGTGCATACTCGACCCCATATTCCTACTACCGAATCATTCTACAAAAGGAAAATAAAGAGAAGCAAGCTTTAGCTCGACACAAATGCATTTCTATTTTAGAATTTTTCAAAAACTTACTCTTTGTTCATCTTCTGTCATTATCAAAGAATCAAAGGGAAGGTTGCTCCACTGATATGGCTGTTGTAAGCACTCCCTTTTTTAATCGGAATTTATGGTATCGACTCCTTTCCTCACGGTTTTCTCTATGGAAAAGCTATTGTCCAAGATTTTTTCTTGATTACTTAGACGCTTTCGGTCTCCTTTCTGATTTCTTAGACCATCAAGCAGTCATTAAATTCTTCGAATTAGAAACACATTTTTCCTATTATCCCGTTTCAGGATTTGTAGCTCCCCATCAATACTTGTCTCTGTTGCAGGACCGTTACTTTCCCATTGCCTCTGTAATGCGAACTCTCGATAAAGATAATTTCTCCTTAACTCCTGATCTCATCCATGACCTTTTAGGGCACGTGCCTTGGCTTCTACATCCCTCATTTTCTGAATTTTTCATAAACATGGGAAGACTCTTCACTAAAGTCATAGAAAAAGTACAAGCTCTTCCTAGTAAAAAACAACGCATACAAACCCTACAAAGCAATCTGATCGCTATTGTACGCTGCTTTTGGTTTACTGTTGAAAGCGGACTTATTGAAAACCATGAAGGAAGAAAAGCATATGGAGCCGTTCTTATCAGTTCTCCTCAGGAACTTGGACACGCTTTCATTGATAACGTACGTGTTCTCCCTTTAGAATTGGATCAGATTATTCGTCTTCCCTTCAATACATCAACTCCACAAGAGACTTTATTTTCAATAAGACATTTTGATGAACTGGTAGAACTCACTTCAAAATTAGAATGGATGCTCGACCAAGGTCTGTTAGAATCAATTCCCCTTTACAATCAAGAGAAATATCTTTCTGGTTTTGAGGTACTTTGCCAATGA
- the dapB gene encoding 4-hydroxy-tetrahydrodipicolinate reductase has product MHVGVIGCSGRTGKVIVSALEQSSEYTLGPGFSRSSALTLFQVIAHNDVLVDFSHPLLTKEVVAHLLISPKPLIIGTTGFPGKCKEAHDSLEELTHIVPVVVCPNASLGAYIHKRLVMLLSQLCNPQFDIRIRETHHRYKKDSLSGTAQDLLDTIQQVKQEDWGEEYEVGQRDSSKKTIEVQSSRVGDIPGEHEVAFISSGEQILVRHTVFSRNVFGRGILSILDWLKTLNPQPGLYSLGDTLELVLRNEHCLLKKTTDH; this is encoded by the coding sequence ATGCACGTTGGAGTGATTGGCTGTTCTGGAAGAACAGGGAAAGTGATTGTCTCAGCTTTAGAGCAATCTTCAGAATATACTTTGGGTCCAGGGTTCTCTCGCAGTAGTGCACTCACTCTTTTTCAAGTGATTGCACATAACGATGTTCTTGTTGATTTTTCCCACCCCTTACTAACTAAAGAAGTCGTTGCCCATCTCTTAATCTCTCCTAAACCCCTCATTATCGGAACTACAGGGTTCCCTGGGAAGTGTAAAGAAGCTCATGACAGTCTCGAAGAGCTGACTCACATCGTTCCTGTAGTGGTTTGTCCAAATGCAAGTCTAGGAGCTTATATACACAAGCGGCTTGTAATGTTGCTATCGCAATTATGTAACCCACAGTTTGATATTCGCATTCGCGAGACTCATCATAGATATAAGAAGGACTCTCTCTCAGGAACAGCTCAAGATTTACTTGATACTATACAGCAAGTAAAACAAGAGGATTGGGGAGAGGAGTATGAGGTAGGCCAGCGAGATTCTTCTAAGAAGACGATAGAAGTGCAATCTTCACGAGTTGGAGATATCCCTGGAGAACATGAGGTCGCTTTTATCAGTTCTGGAGAGCAAATTTTGGTTCGCCACACAGTATTTTCTCGCAATGTTTTTGGTCGGGGAATCCTTTCTATTTTAGATTGGCTAAAAACATTGAATCCCCAACCTGGTTTGTATAGTCTTGGGGATACTTTGGAGCTAGTCTTACGAAATGAACATTGCTTGCTTAAAAAGACAACGGATCATTAA
- a CDS encoding aspartate kinase: MSKIVYKFGGTSLATAENICLVCDIICKDKPSFVVVSAIAGVTDLLVDFCSSSLREREEVLRKIEGKHEEIVKNLAIPFPVSTWTSRLLPYLQHLEISDLDFARILSLGEDISASLVRAVCSTRGWDLGFLEARSVILTDDSYRRASPNLDLMKAHWHQLELNQPSYIIQGFIGSNGLGETVLLGRGGSDYSATLIAELARATEVRIYTDVNGIYTMDPKVISDAQRIPELSFEEMQNLASFGAKVLYPPMLFPCMRAGIPIFVTSTFDPEKGGTWVYAVDKSVSYEPRIKALSLSQYQSFCSVDYTVLGCGGLEEILGILESHGIDPELMIAQNNVVGFVMDDDIISQEAQEHLVDVLSLSSVTRLHHSVALITMIGDNLSSPKVVSTITEKLRGFQGPVFCFCQSSMALSFVVASELAEGIIEELHNDYVKQKAIVAT; this comes from the coding sequence GTGTCTAAGATAGTTTATAAATTTGGTGGCACTAGCTTAGCAACTGCTGAGAATATCTGTTTGGTTTGTGATATCATTTGCAAAGATAAGCCTTCTTTTGTTGTTGTAAGCGCAATCGCCGGTGTGACGGACCTCCTTGTAGACTTCTGCTCGTCTTCTTTAAGAGAACGAGAGGAGGTCTTAAGAAAAATAGAGGGAAAACATGAGGAGATTGTAAAAAACCTAGCGATTCCTTTTCCTGTCTCTACATGGACGTCTCGACTCCTTCCCTATCTACAACATCTGGAGATCTCAGATCTCGATTTTGCTCGTATTTTGTCTTTAGGAGAAGATATTTCAGCTTCCCTAGTTCGTGCTGTTTGTAGCACCCGTGGTTGGGATTTAGGATTTCTCGAGGCACGTAGTGTCATCTTAACAGACGATAGCTACCGACGTGCCTCTCCAAACCTAGATCTTATGAAAGCACATTGGCATCAGCTCGAACTAAATCAGCCTTCGTATATTATCCAGGGGTTCATCGGATCTAATGGTTTGGGAGAAACAGTTCTTCTTGGGCGCGGAGGCAGTGATTATTCAGCAACTTTGATCGCAGAGCTTGCAAGAGCAACAGAAGTGCGTATTTATACCGATGTTAATGGGATCTATACCATGGATCCTAAAGTGATTTCCGATGCACAGCGCATTCCTGAGCTCAGTTTCGAAGAGATGCAGAATTTAGCAAGTTTTGGTGCTAAAGTCCTTTATCCTCCTATGCTCTTTCCTTGTATGCGTGCGGGAATTCCTATTTTTGTGACATCAACATTTGACCCTGAAAAAGGAGGAACATGGGTCTATGCTGTCGATAAGTCTGTGAGTTATGAACCAAGAATAAAAGCTTTATCCTTAAGTCAATACCAAAGCTTCTGTTCTGTAGACTATACTGTCCTAGGATGTGGGGGATTAGAAGAGATTTTAGGCATTTTAGAATCCCATGGGATAGATCCTGAATTGATGATAGCACAAAACAACGTCGTTGGATTTGTAATGGATGATGATATCATTTCTCAAGAAGCTCAAGAGCACCTTGTAGATGTTTTATCGCTATCTAGTGTCACACGCTTGCATCATAGTGTTGCATTGATTACCATGATCGGAGATAATCTTTCTTCTCCAAAAGTTGTCTCAACAATTACGGAGAAACTCAGAGGTTTTCAAGGACCTGTATTTTGTTTTTGCCAAAGTTCAATGGCATTAAGCTTTGTTGTTGCCTCAGAGTTGGCAGAGGGTATTATAGAAGAATTACATAATGATTATGTAAAACAAAAAGCTATAGTCGCCACGTAG
- the aroA gene encoding 3-phosphoshikimate 1-carboxyvinyltransferase — MLTYKVSPSSVYGNAFIPSSKSHTLRAILWASVAEGKSIIYNYLDSPDTEAMICACKQMGASIKKFPQILEIVGNPLAIFPKYTLIDAGNSGIVLRFMTALACVFSKEITVTGSSQLQRRPMAPLLQALRNFGASFHFSSDKSVLPFTMSGPLRSAYSDVEGSDSQFASALAVACSLAEGPCSFTIIEPKERPWFDLSLWWLEKLHLPYSCSDTTYSFPGSSHPQGFSYHVTGDFSSAAFIAAAALLSKSLQPIRLRNLDILDIQGDKIFFSLMQNLGASIQYDNEEILVFPSSFSGGSIDMDGCIDALPILTVLCCFADSPSHLYNARSAKDKESDRILAITEELQKMGACIQPTHDGLLVNPSPLYGAVLDSHDDHRIAMALTIAALYASGDSRIHNTACVRKTFPNFVQTLNIMEARIEECHDNYSMWSTHKRKVFARESFG, encoded by the coding sequence ATGCTTACTTATAAAGTTTCACCTTCTTCTGTGTATGGGAACGCCTTCATTCCTTCCTCAAAGTCCCATACTCTAAGAGCCATTCTATGGGCTTCTGTTGCCGAGGGAAAATCTATAATTTATAATTATTTAGATTCTCCTGATACTGAGGCTATGATTTGTGCTTGCAAGCAGATGGGAGCTTCTATAAAGAAATTCCCTCAAATTTTGGAAATTGTGGGCAATCCCTTGGCTATATTTCCAAAATATACTCTCATAGACGCTGGAAATTCTGGTATCGTGTTGCGTTTTATGACTGCCCTTGCCTGTGTCTTCTCTAAAGAAATCACCGTCACAGGATCGTCACAGTTGCAACGGCGTCCTATGGCCCCTCTACTTCAAGCCTTGAGAAACTTTGGAGCTTCGTTTCATTTCTCTTCAGATAAAAGCGTTCTACCTTTCACAATGTCAGGACCGTTACGCTCTGCTTATAGCGATGTTGAAGGTAGTGATTCTCAATTTGCCTCAGCACTAGCCGTAGCATGTTCGTTAGCCGAAGGTCCCTGTTCCTTTACTATCATAGAACCGAAAGAGCGTCCATGGTTTGATCTTAGTCTCTGGTGGTTAGAGAAACTCCATCTTCCCTATTCTTGTTCTGATACTACCTATTCTTTCCCGGGAAGTTCACATCCTCAAGGTTTCTCTTACCACGTAACTGGTGATTTCAGCAGCGCAGCTTTCATTGCTGCAGCTGCTCTACTTTCAAAATCACTCCAACCGATACGTCTTCGTAACTTGGACATCTTAGATATCCAAGGAGACAAAATCTTTTTTTCTCTCATGCAAAACTTAGGAGCCTCTATACAGTACGACAACGAAGAGATCTTAGTATTCCCTTCGTCGTTCTCTGGTGGCTCTATAGATATGGATGGTTGTATCGATGCTCTTCCCATTCTCACAGTCCTTTGTTGTTTTGCAGATTCCCCTTCGCACCTCTACAATGCACGCAGTGCTAAAGACAAGGAAAGCGATCGCATTCTTGCAATCACCGAAGAACTACAGAAAATGGGAGCATGCATACAGCCAACTCATGATGGCTTACTGGTGAATCCCAGTCCCCTCTACGGTGCTGTTTTGGACTCTCACGATGATCATAGAATTGCCATGGCCTTGACCATAGCAGCTCTATATGCTTCTGGCGATAGTCGTATTCACAACACTGCGTGCGTTAGGAAAACCTTTCCTAACTTCGTTCAGACTCTAAATATAATGGAAGCTCGAATTGAGGAATGTCATGACAATTATTCTATGTGGTCTACCCACAAGCGGAAAGTCTTCGCTCGGGAAAGCTTTGGCTAA
- the bioA gene encoding adenosylmethionine--8-amino-7-oxononanoate transaminase: protein MDKQSSGNSGCIWHPFTQSALDSTPIKIVRGEGAYLYAESGTRYLDAISSWWCNLHGHGHPYITKKLCEQAQKLEHVIFANFTHEPALELVSKLAPLLPEGLERFFFSDNGSTSIEIAMKIAVQYYYNQNKAKSHFVGLSNAYHGDTFGAMSIAGTSPTTVPFHDLFLPSSTIAAPYYGKEELAIAQAKTVFSESNIAAFIYEPLLQGAGGMLMYNPEGLKEILKLAKHYGVLCIADEILTGFGRTGPLFASEFTDIPPDIICLSKGLTGGYLPLALTVTTKEIHDAFVSQDRMKALLHGHTFTGNPLGCSAALASLDLTLSPECLQQRQMIERCHQEFQEAHGSLWQRCEVLGTVLALDYPAEATGYFSQYRDHLNRFFLERGVLLRPLGNTLYVLPPYCIQEEDLRIIYSHLQDALCLQPQ from the coding sequence ATGGACAAGCAATCATCAGGGAATTCAGGGTGTATCTGGCACCCCTTCACTCAATCTGCATTAGATTCTACACCCATAAAGATTGTAAGGGGAGAAGGTGCTTACCTCTATGCGGAATCAGGAACAAGATATCTTGATGCGATATCTTCATGGTGGTGCAACCTCCACGGTCATGGGCATCCCTACATTACAAAAAAATTATGTGAGCAAGCACAGAAGTTAGAACATGTGATCTTCGCAAATTTCACCCATGAACCGGCTCTAGAGCTCGTATCGAAACTCGCTCCCCTCCTTCCTGAAGGTCTAGAACGTTTCTTTTTCTCTGACAACGGATCAACGTCTATCGAAATAGCAATGAAAATTGCTGTGCAATATTACTACAATCAAAACAAGGCTAAGAGCCATTTTGTTGGACTCAGCAATGCCTATCACGGAGATACATTTGGAGCTATGTCGATAGCTGGCACGAGCCCTACTACAGTTCCCTTTCATGATCTTTTTCTTCCTTCCAGTACAATTGCTGCTCCCTATTATGGCAAGGAAGAGCTTGCCATTGCCCAAGCAAAAACAGTCTTTTCTGAAAGCAATATCGCAGCGTTTATCTATGAGCCGCTATTGCAAGGTGCTGGAGGGATGTTAATGTATAATCCCGAAGGCCTAAAGGAGATTCTCAAGCTTGCCAAGCATTACGGGGTTCTCTGTATTGCTGATGAAATTCTTACTGGCTTTGGCCGTACGGGTCCACTGTTTGCTTCTGAATTTACAGACATTCCTCCTGACATTATCTGTCTTTCTAAAGGTCTTACAGGAGGCTATCTCCCTCTAGCCTTGACAGTAACCACTAAAGAAATTCATGATGCCTTTGTCTCCCAAGATCGGATGAAGGCACTGCTTCATGGCCATACCTTCACAGGAAATCCTTTAGGCTGTAGTGCTGCCCTCGCTTCTTTGGATCTCACCCTATCTCCAGAATGCCTACAACAAAGGCAAATGATAGAACGGTGTCATCAAGAGTTTCAAGAAGCTCATGGTTCCCTATGGCAACGGTGTGAGGTTCTGGGCACGGTACTCGCTCTAGATTACCCTGCAGAAGCTACAGGATATTTTTCACAATATAGAGACCATCTCAATCGCTTTTTCTTAGAACGTGGAGTCCTTCTTCGTCCTTTAGGGAACACACTGTATGTGCTGCCCCCCTACTGTATCCAAGAAGAAGATCTCCGGATTATTTATTCTCACCTACAGGATGCCCTATGTCTACAACCACAGTAA
- the bioB gene encoding biotin synthase BioB, which translates to MREETVSWSLEDIREIYHTPVFELIHKANAILRSNFLHSELQTCYLISIKTGGCVEDCAYCAQSSRYHTHVTPEPMMKIVDVVERAKRAVELGATRVCLGAAWRNAKDDRYFDRVLAMVKSITDLGAEVCCALGMLSEEQAKKLYDAGLYAYNHNLDSSPEFYETIITTRSYEDRLNTLDVVNKSGISTCCGGIVGMGESEEDRIKLLHVLATRDHIPESVPVNLLWPIDGTPLQDQPPISFWEVLRTIATARVVFPRSMVRLAAGRAFLTVEQQTLCFLAGANSIFYGDKLLTVENNDIDEDAEMIKLLGLIPRPSFGIERGNPCYANNS; encoded by the coding sequence ATGCGTGAAGAAACTGTATCCTGGTCATTAGAAGACATCCGCGAAATTTATCACACTCCCGTATTTGAGCTGATTCACAAAGCCAATGCCATATTGCGTAGTAATTTCCTCCATTCAGAACTGCAGACTTGCTATCTGATTTCGATTAAAACTGGTGGATGCGTTGAAGATTGCGCCTACTGTGCCCAATCTTCCCGCTATCATACCCACGTCACACCAGAACCTATGATGAAAATTGTAGACGTTGTGGAAAGGGCAAAACGTGCTGTAGAGCTAGGCGCCACTCGTGTGTGTCTTGGGGCTGCCTGGCGCAATGCTAAGGACGATCGATACTTTGATAGAGTCCTCGCTATGGTGAAAAGTATCACAGATCTCGGAGCCGAGGTTTGTTGTGCTTTAGGCATGCTCTCCGAAGAGCAAGCTAAAAAACTGTATGATGCAGGACTTTATGCCTACAATCATAATTTAGACTCTTCTCCGGAATTCTATGAAACTATAATCACAACACGTTCTTATGAAGATCGCCTCAACACTCTTGATGTAGTAAATAAATCTGGCATTAGTACATGCTGCGGTGGTATTGTAGGTATGGGAGAATCTGAAGAAGACCGTATAAAGCTTCTTCATGTTCTTGCAACAAGAGATCATATCCCAGAATCCGTACCTGTAAATTTACTTTGGCCGATTGACGGCACGCCTTTGCAAGACCAGCCTCCGATTTCTTTCTGGGAAGTCTTGCGAACCATAGCAACGGCACGGGTTGTTTTCCCCAGATCCATGGTACGACTTGCTGCAGGACGCGCTTTCCTCACAGTAGAACAACAAACCTTATGTTTTCTAGCCGGTGCCAACTCCATATTCTATGGAGATAAACTGTTGACTGTAGAAAACAATGATATAGATGAAGATGCTGAAATGATCAAACTTTTAGGCTTAATCCCTCGCCCTTCATTTGGAATAGAAAGAGGTAACCCATGTTATGCCAACAATTCCTAA
- the asd gene encoding aspartate-semialdehyde dehydrogenase — protein MRIAVLGVTGLVGQKFVALLHKWYRDWVIAEVVASNSKYGQSYGDACIWQEPIGPMPEMVRDLPIRKIEEVQSDIVVSFLPSSAESMEAYCLSQGKVVFSNASTYRMHSSVPIIIPEVNSDHFQLLEEQPYPGKIITSPNCCVSGITLALAPLRKFSLDHVHIVTLQSASGAGYPGVPSLDLLANTVPHIVGEEEKILRETVKILGSSKQPLPCKLSVTVHRVPVAYGHTLSLHVTFSKDVDLDEILYSYQEKNKEFPNTYQLYDNPWSPQARKHLSHDDMRVHLGPITYGGDFRTIKMNVLIHNLVRGAAGTLLASMENYFFDYLKREMCLR, from the coding sequence ATGCGAATCGCTGTTTTAGGCGTTACTGGACTTGTTGGCCAGAAATTCGTAGCTTTGCTTCATAAGTGGTATCGTGATTGGGTCATTGCTGAAGTCGTAGCTTCAAATAGTAAATATGGGCAATCGTATGGAGATGCCTGTATTTGGCAAGAGCCAATCGGCCCTATGCCTGAGATGGTACGTGATTTGCCTATACGTAAGATCGAGGAAGTGCAGTCCGACATCGTTGTTTCTTTTTTGCCTTCTAGTGCTGAGTCCATGGAGGCGTATTGCCTCTCTCAAGGAAAAGTTGTCTTTTCTAATGCCTCAACATATCGCATGCATTCTTCAGTTCCTATTATCATCCCTGAAGTCAACTCAGATCATTTTCAACTTTTAGAAGAGCAACCTTATCCTGGGAAAATAATCACAAGTCCCAATTGTTGTGTCTCTGGAATTACTTTGGCTCTAGCACCCTTAAGAAAGTTCTCCTTAGATCACGTACACATTGTCACCTTACAATCAGCAAGTGGTGCAGGCTATCCAGGAGTCCCGTCGCTAGATCTTCTTGCCAATACAGTTCCTCATATCGTTGGAGAAGAAGAAAAAATTCTTAGAGAGACTGTGAAGATTTTAGGAAGTTCTAAGCAACCTTTACCTTGTAAGCTCTCTGTGACAGTCCATCGAGTTCCCGTAGCCTACGGTCATACGCTCTCTCTGCATGTTACCTTTTCTAAAGATGTAGATCTTGACGAGATTCTGTACTCTTACCAAGAAAAAAATAAAGAATTCCCCAATACCTACCAACTCTATGATAACCCTTGGTCTCCTCAGGCTCGAAAGCATCTTTCTCACGACGATATGCGCGTACACCTAGGACCCATTACCTACGGAGGAGATTTTCGCACCATAAAGATGAATGTTTTAATACATAATTTGGTGCGAGGTGCTGCAGGGACTTTACTCGCAAGTATGGAGAATTATTTTTTCGACTATCTTAAGAGGGAAATGTGTCTAAGATAG
- a CDS encoding aminotransferase class I/II-fold pyridoxal phosphate-dependent enzyme — MLCQQFLIEALARRKSKHTYRSLSLNSHLIDFTSNDYLGFASSPELRKEYITKLHAIESLGATGSRLLTGHSQLCQRIEEQLAAYHNFESCLIFNTGYTANLGLLYALATDQDRILHDLYIHASIYDGIRLSKAQSFPFNHNDLNHLEKRLASSHLGRTFVCVESVYSLHGSVAPLQAISELCERYSAYLIVDEAHAVGVFGDQGEGLVSALGLQDKVLATVYTFGKALGTHGAAIAGSSILKDYLINFCRPFIYTTAQPPHALTAIELAYEHNQRAFNQREHLSALIHHFREKAQNLGLQLMKDNTTTPIQSICVSGSHRARQAALQIQNSGYDVRPIVSPTVKQREELLRICLHAFNTKNEIDHLLHTLEQIFLCNVSSL; from the coding sequence ATGTTATGCCAACAATTCCTAATTGAGGCTTTGGCAAGACGTAAGTCCAAACATACCTACCGCTCGCTAAGCTTAAACTCTCATCTCATTGATTTTACCTCTAATGATTATCTTGGATTTGCCTCTTCTCCAGAATTAAGGAAAGAATACATTACCAAGCTCCATGCGATAGAATCGCTTGGAGCTACAGGGTCTCGGCTTCTCACAGGGCACTCGCAACTCTGTCAGCGTATAGAAGAACAACTAGCCGCTTATCATAATTTTGAAAGCTGTTTGATCTTCAATACAGGTTACACAGCAAACTTAGGCTTGCTCTATGCTCTTGCCACCGACCAGGATCGTATTCTTCACGACCTTTATATCCATGCTTCTATTTATGATGGCATCCGATTAAGCAAAGCTCAAAGCTTTCCCTTTAATCACAATGATCTGAATCACTTAGAAAAACGTTTAGCAAGCTCCCATCTAGGAAGAACCTTTGTTTGCGTGGAATCCGTATACTCGCTTCATGGCTCCGTGGCTCCTTTACAAGCTATCAGTGAACTCTGTGAAAGATATTCCGCTTACCTGATCGTTGACGAAGCCCATGCAGTCGGAGTTTTTGGAGATCAGGGCGAAGGCCTTGTCTCTGCATTAGGTCTTCAAGATAAAGTCCTAGCCACCGTCTATACTTTTGGAAAAGCTCTAGGCACTCATGGCGCTGCTATTGCAGGAAGTTCTATACTCAAAGACTACCTAATTAATTTTTGTAGACCTTTCATATACACCACAGCCCAACCTCCCCATGCGCTCACAGCTATAGAGCTCGCTTATGAGCATAACCAACGTGCTTTTAATCAACGTGAACATCTTTCTGCTCTCATTCATCATTTTCGCGAAAAAGCTCAAAACTTGGGACTTCAGCTAATGAAAGACAATACTACTACACCTATACAATCTATTTGTGTTTCAGGGAGCCATCGTGCTCGGCAAGCCGCATTGCAAATACAAAACTCAGGGTACGATGTTCGCCCTATCGTGAGCCCAACAGTAAAACAAAGAGAAGAACTGTTACGTATTTGCCTTCATGCCTTCAATACAAAAAATGAAATAGATCACCTTTTACATACTTTAGAGCAAATTTTTTTATGCAACGTATCATCATTGTAG